The following proteins are encoded in a genomic region of Stutzerimonas balearica DSM 6083:
- a CDS encoding cytochrome c3 family protein: protein MAQIFSRSADMWFRLALFGVGGGALLIFVVGLVLARSDYSTGQNWRIEQPVPFSHRHHAGELGIDCRYCHSSVEQAAAASFPPTHTCMSCHSQVWTGAPMLEPVRRSLTENEPLRWNWVNKLPDYVYFHHGVHVQAGVGCAECHGRVDRMPLMRRENSFQMQWCLECHRDPAPRLRPRRFVTDMDWQPEGDRRALGERLMQKHGIAGTSLTHCYTCHR from the coding sequence ATGGCACAGATTTTTTCGCGCTCGGCCGACATGTGGTTCCGGCTCGCCCTGTTCGGCGTCGGCGGCGGTGCCCTGCTGATCTTCGTGGTCGGCCTGGTGCTGGCGCGTTCGGACTATTCGACCGGCCAGAACTGGAGGATCGAGCAACCCGTGCCGTTTTCCCACCGCCACCATGCCGGCGAGCTGGGCATCGATTGCCGCTATTGCCACAGCAGTGTCGAGCAGGCCGCGGCGGCGAGCTTTCCGCCGACGCACACCTGCATGTCCTGTCACTCGCAGGTCTGGACCGGCGCGCCGATGCTCGAGCCGGTGCGCCGCAGCCTTACGGAGAACGAGCCCTTGCGCTGGAACTGGGTCAACAAGCTGCCCGACTACGTCTATTTCCACCACGGTGTGCACGTGCAGGCCGGGGTCGGCTGCGCCGAGTGTCACGGCCGGGTCGACCGCATGCCGCTGATGCGCCGGGAAAACAGCTTCCAGATGCAATGGTGCCTGGAATGCCACCGCGACCCGGCGCCGCGCCTGCGCCCGCGGCGCTTCGTCACCGACATGGACTGGCAGCCGGAGGGCGACCGCCGGGCCCTCGGTGAACGCCTG